A genome region from Ottowia testudinis includes the following:
- the rplI gene encoding 50S ribosomal protein L9, with translation MQVILLDKVVNLGNLGEIVKVKDGYARNFLIPSGRARRATEAAKAEFEARRAELEKQAAEKLAAAQAMGEKLNGQTVKLTQKAGVDGRLFGSVTNHDVADELKKLGFDVHKSQVRLPNGPIKVVGDNTVQVSLHTDVDAEITVAVYGETA, from the coding sequence ATGCAAGTCATTCTTCTGGACAAAGTTGTCAACCTGGGCAACCTGGGTGAAATCGTCAAGGTTAAAGACGGCTACGCTCGCAATTTCCTGATTCCGTCCGGGCGTGCGCGCCGCGCCACCGAGGCCGCCAAGGCCGAGTTCGAGGCCCGCCGTGCCGAACTTGAAAAGCAAGCCGCCGAAAAGCTGGCCGCGGCTCAAGCCATGGGCGAAAAGCTGAACGGTCAAACCGTCAAGCTGACGCAAAAGGCCGGCGTTGATGGCCGCCTGTTTGGCTCGGTCACCAACCACGACGTCGCCGACGAGCTGAAAAAGCTGGGCTTTGATGTCCACAAATCGCAGGTGCGCCTGCCCAATGGCCCCATCAAGGTGGTAGGCGATAACACCGTGCAGGTGTCGCTGCACACCGATGTGGATGCAGAGATCACGGTGGCGGTGTACGGCGAAACGGCCTGA
- the priB gene encoding primosomal replication protein N — protein MNQTRLTARIVEIGALRLTPAGVPALDTRLEHESEVEEGGGRRQVKALLKAVALGAAAERLGRQSVGTQWLFTGFLASPRNAKYVVLHIQDFQQD, from the coding sequence GTGAACCAGACCCGACTCACGGCCCGCATTGTCGAGATCGGCGCCTTGCGCCTTACACCTGCCGGCGTGCCGGCGCTCGACACCCGGCTCGAACACGAGTCCGAGGTCGAGGAGGGCGGCGGTCGCCGCCAGGTGAAGGCACTGCTCAAGGCTGTTGCACTGGGTGCGGCGGCCGAAAGACTCGGCAGGCAGTCGGTGGGAACGCAGTGGTTGTTTACCGGCTTCCTCGCCAGCCCGCGCAATGCCAAATATGTGGTGCTCCACATCCAGGATTTTCAGCAAGATTAG
- the rpsF gene encoding 30S ribosomal protein S6: MRHYEIILLIHPDQSEQVPAMLERYKGMITAGGGAIHRQEDWGRRQLAYQINKLAKAHYLCLNIEADQTVMAELEHAFRFNDAVLRHLTVQKKKADTGPSSMMKTVEREEARKAQQAETTN; encoded by the coding sequence ATGCGTCACTACGAGATCATTTTGCTGATCCACCCGGATCAGAGCGAACAGGTTCCGGCCATGCTGGAGCGCTACAAGGGCATGATCACCGCCGGTGGCGGCGCGATCCATCGCCAGGAAGACTGGGGCCGTCGTCAACTGGCCTACCAGATCAACAAGCTGGCCAAGGCGCACTATTTGTGTCTGAACATCGAGGCCGATCAGACCGTGATGGCGGAGTTGGAGCACGCCTTCAGGTTCAACGACGCCGTGCTGCGCCACCTGACCGTACAGAAGAAAAAGGCCGACACCGGTCCTTCTTCCATGATGAAGACCGTCGAGCGCGAAGAAGCGCGCAAGGCACAGCAGGCGGAAACCACCAACTGA
- the rpsR gene encoding 30S ribosomal protein S18 produces the protein MATFKKFNKDKRPKRNTQSLLFKRKRFCRFTVAGVEEIDYKDVDTLRDFISENGKIVPARLTGTRAFYQRQLNTAIKRARFLALLPYSDQHRV, from the coding sequence ATGGCCACGTTCAAGAAATTCAACAAGGACAAGCGTCCCAAGCGCAACACGCAATCCCTGCTGTTCAAGCGCAAGCGCTTCTGCCGTTTCACCGTCGCTGGCGTCGAGGAAATCGACTACAAGGACGTTGACACCCTGCGCGATTTCATCAGCGAGAACGGCAAGATCGTGCCCGCGCGCCTGACCGGCACGCGCGCCTTCTACCAGCGCCAGCTCAACACCGCCATCAAGCGCGCACGCTTCCTGGCGCTGCTGCCCTACAGCGACCAGCACCGCGTCTGA